One window from the genome of Buchnera aphidicola (Neophyllaphis podocarpi) encodes:
- the hscA gene encoding Fe-S protein assembly chaperone HscA, translated as MNCNTFFLNNFNKKIKKIAGIDLGTTYSAISTVINNKVKIIPDQNGNLLLPSIVCYKRDRPIVGWNAVNKFKSNDIINTINSAKRLLGYSLSDINQNKIFFPYIFKKNKYNKIIIKTNYGFVTPEIVLGDILKSLKNRFLDFCGKILKDVVITVPAYFNNKQRQQVKNSAYLANLNVLRLLNEPTAAALAYGFKENKKHKIILVYDLGGGTFDVSILRISNGVFEVLSTGGNNKLGGDDFDEQIANLIIKKSNINVTNYPHLKYHLLKLSSNIKFQLTHSYFAKINFLNWKGTITRKEFEELIYSLIYKTILICDKTIKEANLSIKDINDIIMVGGSTHVPLVIKLVSDFFNKNLLNYINPEKSVVMGAGIQAEILSGNKNIQESVLLLDVVPLSLGIETVGGFVEKIINKNTNIPFSKTQEFTTLYDNQKSIFINILQGEREFVKDCFSLGKFSLNNLPLKSAGQVRISVTFTIDVNCMLIVTAEEKSKNLKNKIKIDIFDHLNKLSVDKIIKDSKKHLPSDLYNKLINDYKIKSEKIINNLNPFLSSDSNLLDKKELSDLIKFKNLLKKSLEEKDINNIEFSMSKLEQKSDSFFKQRLNNSIKSYFSKDKI; from the coding sequence ATGAATTGTAATACTTTTTTTTTAAATAATTTTAATAAAAAGATTAAGAAAATAGCAGGAATAGATTTAGGAACTACATATTCTGCTATATCTACTGTAATAAATAACAAAGTTAAGATAATTCCAGACCAAAATGGTAATTTATTACTACCCTCTATAGTATGTTATAAAAGAGATAGACCTATAGTAGGATGGAATGCTGTTAACAAATTTAAATCTAATGATATAATTAATACTATTAATTCTGCAAAGAGACTTTTAGGGTACTCTTTGTCTGATATAAATCAAAATAAAATCTTTTTCCCTTATATTTTTAAAAAAAACAAATATAATAAAATTATAATAAAAACCAATTATGGTTTTGTAACTCCAGAAATAGTTTTAGGAGATATACTTAAATCTCTAAAAAATAGATTTTTAGATTTTTGTGGTAAAATATTAAAGGATGTTGTAATAACTGTTCCTGCTTATTTTAATAATAAACAACGTCAGCAAGTAAAGAATTCTGCTTATTTAGCTAATTTAAATGTTTTAAGACTATTAAATGAACCAACTGCAGCCGCTTTAGCTTATGGTTTTAAAGAAAATAAAAAACACAAGATAATATTAGTTTACGATTTAGGTGGAGGTACTTTTGATGTTTCTATACTTAGAATTTCAAATGGAGTTTTTGAAGTTTTGTCTACGGGGGGTAACAATAAATTAGGAGGAGATGATTTTGATGAACAGATCGCTAATCTTATAATAAAAAAATCTAATATTAATGTGACTAATTATCCTCATTTGAAATATCATTTACTTAAGTTATCTTCTAATATTAAATTTCAATTGACTCATAGTTATTTTGCTAAAATAAATTTCTTAAATTGGAAAGGAACTATTACTAGAAAAGAGTTTGAGGAATTAATTTATTCTCTTATTTATAAAACTATTTTAATTTGTGACAAAACTATTAAAGAAGCTAATTTATCTATTAAAGACATAAACGATATTATTATGGTAGGAGGATCAACTCATGTACCTTTAGTTATTAAATTAGTTTCCGATTTTTTTAATAAAAATTTATTAAATTACATTAATCCAGAAAAATCTGTTGTAATGGGAGCAGGTATTCAAGCAGAAATTTTATCTGGAAATAAAAATATACAGGAATCAGTTTTGCTATTAGATGTTGTTCCTTTATCATTGGGAATAGAAACCGTTGGTGGTTTTGTTGAAAAAATTATTAATAAAAATACTAATATTCCTTTTTCTAAAACTCAAGAATTTACAACATTATATGATAATCAAAAATCTATTTTTATAAATATTCTTCAAGGAGAAAGAGAGTTTGTTAAAGATTGTTTTTCTTTAGGTAAGTTTTCATTAAATAATTTGCCTTTAAAATCAGCTGGTCAAGTTAGAATATCTGTAACTTTTACAATTGATGTAAATTGCATGTTAATTGTAACTGCTGAAGAAAAATCTAAGAATTTAAAAAATAAAATTAAAATTGATATTTTTGATCATTTAAATAAGTTGAGTGTAGATAAAATTATTAAAGATTCCAAAAAACATTTACCTTCAGACTTATATAATAAATTAATTAATGATTATAAAATAAAATCAGAAAAAATTATTAATAATTTAAATCCTTTTTTATCTTCAGATTCAAATTTATTGGATAAAAAAGAATTATCTGATTTAATAAAATTCAAAAATTTACTAAAAAAATCTTTAGAAGAAAAAGATATAAATAATATAGAATTTTCTATGTCTAAATTAGAACAAAAAAGTGATAGTTTTTTTAAACAAAGATTAAATAATTCTATTAAATCATATTTTTCTAAAGATAAAATTTAA
- the fdx gene encoding ISC system 2Fe-2S type ferredoxin, protein MPKITFLPHKILLPKGGSFNAKSGESILNVALKNGVNIEHACEKSCSCATCHCIVIQGIDYISSITEKEEDALDKAWGLEVNSRLSCQAIVYNNDIIVKIP, encoded by the coding sequence ATGCCAAAAATTACTTTTTTACCTCATAAGATATTATTACCTAAAGGAGGTTCTTTTAATGCTAAATCAGGAGAATCTATATTAAATGTTGCTTTAAAAAACGGAGTAAATATTGAACATGCTTGCGAAAAATCTTGTTCTTGCGCAACTTGTCATTGTATTGTTATACAAGGAATAGATTATATTTCTTCTATTACTGAAAAAGAGGAAGATGCTTTAGATAAAGCATGGGGATTAGAAGTTAATAGTCGTTTAAGTTGTCAAGCTATAGTTTATAATAATGATATTATAGTAAAAATACCTTAA